One genomic segment of Ignavibacteria bacterium includes these proteins:
- a CDS encoding aldo/keto reductase: protein MKLTINDKAKLNNGAEIPYFGLGVYQSPPGEETYNAVRWALDAGYRHIDTAAFYKNEHDVGRAIKDSSVPREEVFVTTKLWNDDQGYDKALKAFDESLKKLGFDYVDLYLLHWPVSGLRGDSYRALEEILKDGKAKAIGVSNYTTSHLRELLNSCNVVPAVNQVEFSPFLFQKGLFEFCLENNIQLEAYSPLARASKLKDARLREVASHYGKTTAQIMIRWALEHKIVVIPKSVHKERIYENADVFDFEISGEDMQTLDSLDENFRVAWDPSRIP from the coding sequence ATGAAGCTTACAATTAATGATAAAGCAAAACTGAATAACGGCGCGGAAATCCCTTATTTCGGCCTCGGGGTTTACCAGTCGCCTCCGGGAGAGGAGACATACAATGCCGTACGCTGGGCGCTTGATGCGGGCTACCGCCACATTGATACGGCGGCTTTCTATAAGAATGAGCACGACGTGGGACGCGCAATTAAGGACAGCAGCGTGCCCAGAGAAGAGGTTTTTGTAACAACTAAACTCTGGAATGACGACCAGGGATACGACAAAGCGTTAAAAGCCTTCGACGAAAGCCTCAAAAAACTCGGCTTCGATTACGTGGATCTCTACCTCCTGCACTGGCCGGTATCAGGTCTTAGAGGCGATTCCTACAGGGCACTTGAGGAGATATTAAAGGATGGGAAAGCCAAAGCAATCGGCGTAAGCAACTACACCACTTCACACCTAAGGGAGCTCCTTAACTCCTGCAATGTGGTTCCGGCTGTAAACCAGGTTGAATTCAGCCCGTTTCTTTTCCAGAAGGGCTTATTCGAATTCTGCCTTGAGAACAATATTCAGCTCGAGGCCTATAGCCCTCTTGCCCGCGCAAGCAAGCTTAAAGACGCCCGCCTTAGGGAAGTTGCATCGCATTACGGGAAAACCACGGCACAGATCATGATCCGCTGGGCCCTGGAGCACAAGATTGTCGTTATACCCAAATCGGTGCATAAAGAGAGGATCTATGAAAACGCAGATGTTTTCGATTTCGAGATCTCAGGTGAAGATATGCAGACCCTCGACTCCCTTGATGAAAACTTCAGGGTAGCCTGGGACCCAAGCAGAATCCCATAA
- a CDS encoding FAD-dependent oxidoreductase → MAKKVKGQDVESPIANEPEIPSSQITSGKNLSYWTASVKPAASDRLERNLKVDVVVVGGGISGLTTAYLLTREGKNVAIMEDGEIGSGESGRTTAHISNALDDRYSYIRELLGEENARLAAESHSAAIGKVEKIVNEEKIDCDFERLPGYLFLHPSDKKKTLDDELKATHEAGIRTEMIEGVPGIPLETGPCLMFPDQATFNPMKYYDGLAAAIVRNGGLIFTNTHASKVTNLGVTSDKGFTIRADYIVVATNSPINDTFAIHTKQAPYRTYVIGGLVRKGSLPRALWWDTGDQNSIWTSDPYHYVRLQNFSPEYDLLIAGGEDHKTGQPDEEGVQEEDKYNNLVMWTMERFPVESFEYKWSGQVMEPVDAMAFIGRNPMDSDNVFIVTGDSGNGMTHGTIAGILITDMIMGRQNPWQDLYDPSRKTVKAASDFIQENVNVAKQFKEYLSPGDIDSIKDLAPGHGAIIRQGLTKAAVYKDDDGKLYAYSAVCPHLKCILEWNGEEKTFDCPCHGSRFTCFGKVVNGPAARDLEEIGISENGQSGSYEI, encoded by the coding sequence ATGGCAAAGAAAGTAAAAGGACAGGATGTGGAAAGTCCTATTGCAAATGAACCTGAGATTCCAAGTTCACAGATCACCTCGGGAAAAAATCTTTCATACTGGACGGCCTCGGTTAAACCTGCTGCCAGCGACAGGCTTGAGCGGAATCTGAAGGTGGACGTTGTTGTAGTTGGAGGCGGGATCTCGGGGCTTACGACAGCTTACCTCCTTACAAGGGAGGGGAAAAATGTTGCCATTATGGAAGACGGGGAGATAGGAAGCGGGGAGTCGGGCCGCACGACAGCCCACATTTCAAATGCCCTGGACGACAGGTATTCTTACATCAGGGAGCTCTTGGGAGAGGAAAATGCCCGCCTGGCCGCAGAAAGCCATTCGGCGGCTATAGGCAAGGTTGAGAAAATTGTTAATGAGGAGAAAATAGACTGCGATTTTGAACGCCTTCCGGGATATCTTTTCCTGCACCCTTCAGACAAAAAGAAAACCCTTGACGACGAGCTTAAGGCCACGCACGAGGCCGGAATAAGAACTGAGATGATAGAAGGTGTTCCGGGTATCCCTCTGGAAACAGGGCCATGCCTCATGTTCCCCGATCAGGCTACTTTCAACCCGATGAAATACTACGACGGGCTTGCCGCGGCCATTGTAAGAAACGGCGGCCTCATTTTTACAAATACGCACGCATCCAAGGTTACGAATCTGGGGGTTACAAGCGACAAAGGCTTTACGATCAGGGCCGACTATATAGTTGTTGCAACAAACAGCCCGATTAACGATACATTTGCGATCCATACCAAGCAGGCGCCCTACCGCACTTATGTCATTGGCGGGCTTGTAAGGAAAGGCTCGCTTCCGCGCGCATTGTGGTGGGACACGGGGGACCAGAACTCCATCTGGACGAGCGATCCTTACCACTACGTAAGGCTTCAGAATTTTAGCCCGGAGTACGATCTTTTGATTGCTGGAGGCGAGGACCACAAGACGGGGCAGCCGGATGAAGAAGGGGTTCAGGAAGAGGATAAGTATAATAACCTCGTTATGTGGACCATGGAAAGATTTCCGGTCGAGTCGTTTGAATACAAGTGGTCGGGACAGGTAATGGAGCCTGTGGATGCAATGGCCTTTATAGGGCGTAATCCCATGGACAGCGACAACGTGTTTATAGTTACGGGGGATTCCGGCAACGGGATGACACACGGCACCATAGCAGGTATACTCATTACAGACATGATAATGGGAAGGCAGAACCCGTGGCAGGATCTTTACGACCCCTCGCGTAAGACAGTTAAGGCGGCAAGCGATTTTATACAGGAAAACGTGAACGTTGCAAAACAGTTCAAGGAATATTTATCCCCCGGCGACATAGATTCCATAAAGGACCTCGCGCCGGGACACGGTGCAATAATAAGGCAGGGGCTGACGAAGGCGGCGGTATACAAAGATGACGATGGAAAGCTTTATGCCTACAGCGCCGTATGCCCACACCTCAAATGCATACTGGAGTGGAACGGGGAGGAGAAGACGTTTGACTGTCCATGTCACGGCTCCAGGTTCACATGTTTCGGCAAAGTGGTAAACGGTCCTGCCGCGCGCGACCTGGAAGAGATCGGGATCAGTGAAAACGGGCAGTCGGGAAGCTATGAAATCTGA
- a CDS encoding class I SAM-dependent RNA methyltransferase — MKQNYNKPYKTDKNGRTEKTGRFEKSDRRDKPERSEKPERRGKPDKWEKPDRRNRQDRTERTERRERPERTDRFEKTDRFERKDRPEKTEESAASFARILLGKTPPQVKKDEVEPLSRMDYNAEIRLKDEAFAEFWQINKLPLKPEPIRRSPRPRHYRTTTKRRVVNIQGKFHLLFSESHKPSGEGLYSYSELEPEEHNAIYKFLLDRINEPAFRLIGFNLNYLIIRGSYTEFTVIFNVHTLNADTVRKLKALSLQLQKLEVNIASAFIYLDPTRSEYYLENLRPKDQLNFKKLFGPDKIFIVINDKKYSFHPTSFSQINQSMIPVMLDLAREMLAVDEKDVRFVDLFCGYGLFTHFLADDFSEATGIEAEGASVRSAIENTPYFSHKSRIRFLAEKIDEETMDSLLPADGKPEVFLLDPPRQGTAEGVIESIAERDPLKVIHIFCGVDEIPRELKLWTKNGYRLKRVAPLDMFPGTPNLEVMLLFIPE; from the coding sequence ATGAAGCAAAATTATAATAAACCCTATAAGACAGATAAAAACGGCAGAACGGAAAAAACCGGCAGGTTTGAAAAATCAGACAGAAGAGATAAACCGGAAAGAAGTGAAAAACCCGAAAGAAGGGGAAAACCCGATAAATGGGAAAAACCGGACAGAAGAAACAGGCAGGACAGAACAGAAAGAACTGAAAGAAGGGAAAGGCCTGAGAGAACAGATAGATTTGAGAAAACAGATAGATTTGAAAGAAAAGACCGACCGGAGAAAACAGAAGAATCCGCTGCGTCATTTGCCCGTATACTTTTGGGCAAAACTCCCCCTCAGGTAAAAAAAGACGAGGTTGAACCCCTTTCCAGGATGGACTATAATGCCGAAATAAGGCTTAAAGACGAAGCTTTTGCTGAATTCTGGCAGATAAATAAGCTCCCCCTGAAGCCTGAACCCATAAGGCGTTCACCCAGGCCAAGGCACTACCGAACAACCACAAAAAGAAGGGTTGTAAACATACAGGGTAAGTTTCATCTTTTGTTCAGCGAAAGCCATAAGCCTTCGGGAGAAGGCCTCTATAGCTATTCAGAACTGGAACCGGAAGAGCACAACGCAATATACAAGTTCCTCTTAGACAGGATAAATGAACCTGCCTTCAGGCTCATTGGCTTTAACCTTAACTACCTCATTATACGCGGCAGCTATACAGAATTTACCGTAATATTTAATGTGCACACATTAAATGCCGATACCGTAAGAAAACTTAAGGCTCTTTCCCTCCAATTGCAGAAGCTGGAAGTGAATATTGCCTCAGCTTTTATCTACCTCGATCCCACGCGTTCAGAATATTACCTCGAGAACCTGAGGCCTAAGGATCAGCTTAATTTCAAGAAGCTTTTCGGTCCCGATAAGATCTTTATTGTAATTAATGACAAAAAGTATTCATTCCACCCCACATCTTTTTCACAGATAAACCAGTCCATGATACCCGTAATGCTGGACCTGGCCAGGGAGATGCTTGCTGTAGATGAAAAAGACGTGCGCTTTGTGGATCTTTTCTGCGGATACGGGCTGTTTACGCACTTTCTGGCGGATGATTTCTCCGAGGCCACAGGCATTGAGGCCGAAGGAGCCTCTGTAAGATCGGCAATTGAGAACACCCCCTACTTCTCGCATAAAAGCAGGATAAGGTTCCTGGCAGAAAAAATTGACGAGGAGACCATGGATAGCCTCCTGCCCGCTGACGGGAAGCCCGAGGTATTTCTTTTAGATCCCCCGAGGCAGGGGACAGCTGAAGGGGTAATTGAATCGATTGCGGAAAGGGATCCCTTAAAGGTAATTCACATCTTCTGCGGCGTCGACGAGATCCCGAGGGAACTGAAACTATGGACAAAAAACGGCTACCGGCTTAAGCGCGTGGCCCCTCTGGATATGTTTCCCGGAACGCCGAACCTGGAGGTAATGCTCCTTTTTATCCCTGAATAA
- a CDS encoding YitT family protein → MEKTSASIKSYLIITLGLFIYALGWTAFLIPSKIVGGGLSGVGTLIYFVTGFPVGLTFLVLNAFLIALSLKILGSGFGIKTVYAVLILSVFLSALQYYIKAPVVKDAFMASILGGMLGGLGIGIVFTQGGSSGGTDIIAMMIVKYKNVSPGKVLLVIDVIIISSSYLIFGSLEKIVYGCVVMAVTTYTIDMFLEGAKQSMQVFVFSDHNEVIAEKIGKDLRRGITFLKGKGWYTNEEKEVLMVVARKNELSLILRIVKEADEDAFLSYNSVMGVFGKGFEKIKY, encoded by the coding sequence ATGGAAAAAACTTCTGCTTCTATAAAAAGTTATCTTATAATTACACTCGGCCTGTTTATTTATGCCCTCGGCTGGACGGCCTTTTTAATTCCTTCCAAGATTGTCGGCGGCGGCTTAAGCGGTGTGGGTACGCTTATTTATTTTGTAACGGGGTTTCCCGTGGGTCTGACGTTTCTGGTGCTGAATGCATTTTTAATCGCTCTGTCGCTTAAAATTCTCGGCTCCGGTTTCGGAATAAAAACAGTTTACGCGGTACTGATTTTATCTGTCTTTCTTTCAGCGCTGCAGTATTATATTAAAGCCCCTGTAGTAAAGGACGCTTTTATGGCTTCAATTTTAGGGGGTATGTTAGGAGGTTTAGGAATCGGGATAGTCTTTACGCAGGGCGGGAGCTCGGGCGGTACGGACATAATTGCCATGATGATAGTAAAATACAAAAATGTGAGTCCCGGCAAGGTTCTGCTTGTAATTGACGTAATAATTATCTCCTCGTCGTACCTTATTTTCGGATCCCTGGAAAAGATTGTTTACGGCTGCGTGGTAATGGCTGTTACCACCTATACAATAGACATGTTCTTAGAGGGCGCAAAGCAGTCGATGCAGGTTTTTGTCTTCTCGGACCATAATGAAGTAATTGCAGAAAAGATAGGAAAAGACCTCAGGCGCGGCATAACATTCCTTAAGGGAAAGGGATGGTACACGAACGAGGAGAAAGAAGTCCTAATGGTTGTAGCGCGCAAAAATGAGCTGAGTCTTATACTCAGGATTGTAAAGGAAGCCGACGAGGATGCTTTTCTTTCCTACAATTCTGTAATGGGTGTTTTCGGCAAAGGGTTTGAGAAGATCAAGTACTAA
- a CDS encoding YchJ family protein gives MENCPCGSGKAYNKCCLPLFKGERTAQTAEELMRSRYTAYVKQEIDYIYDTTHPEHRDDFDRDATLDWSKNSEWLGIEIKNTSKGTAQDEEGEVEFIASFSQKGIKKEHHELSTFKKKDGRWYFEDGKGVSVKPYVRVEEKVGRNDPCPCGSGKKYKKCCGQAA, from the coding sequence ATGGAAAACTGTCCCTGCGGATCAGGTAAAGCGTATAATAAATGCTGCCTGCCGCTTTTTAAAGGTGAAAGAACGGCCCAGACGGCCGAAGAGCTGATGAGATCACGCTATACAGCATATGTAAAGCAGGAAATAGATTATATTTATGATACAACACACCCTGAGCACAGGGATGATTTTGACCGTGATGCCACGCTCGACTGGTCGAAGAATTCCGAATGGCTGGGAATAGAGATTAAAAATACTTCCAAAGGCACGGCTCAGGATGAAGAAGGCGAAGTTGAATTTATAGCCTCCTTTTCACAGAAAGGGATAAAGAAAGAGCACCATGAGCTTTCCACCTTTAAGAAGAAAGACGGCCGCTGGTATTTTGAGGACGGCAAGGGTGTTTCTGTAAAGCCTTACGTCAGGGTGGAAGAAAAGGTAGGCCGCAACGACCCATGCCCATGCGGCAGCGGAAAGAAGTACAAAAAGTGCTGCGGACAGGCAGCCTGA
- the nhaA gene encoding Na+/H+ antiporter NhaA, producing MTKLQQRRKRFKRILQPFQQFIQAETFSGILLLFFTVLALAWTNSSFRDSYFSLWHTKVNLGFGSFLLDEPLHFFINDGLMAVFFFMVGLEIKREILAGELSSPRLAALPVIAALGGMLFPALIYLVFNLGTPTAQGWGIPTATDIAFALGIMSLVGKKVPLGLKVFLAALAIADDMGAVIVIAAFYSSGISVFWLLTALAFFALQMLMNRLGVHKNPVYAILGIGLWFTLWKTGIHPTIAGVLSAIAIPARTKFINGNFTDSARHYLREYDNAPKTEDPLVTKEEQEALLGLVTISENAQTPLQRIEHKLQPWVSYFIMPLFALANAGVEIGREISEAYTTPSTIGVMLGLFLGKPLGIMLFSYLSVKFRIASLPAGANWMSMLGTGAVAGIGFTMSIFIANLAFGAESPFLSFAKIGILSASLLSGLAGWLILRSSR from the coding sequence ATGACAAAACTTCAACAGAGAAGAAAACGTTTTAAGAGGATCCTTCAGCCTTTCCAGCAGTTCATCCAGGCTGAGACCTTCAGCGGCATTCTCCTCCTGTTCTTTACGGTTCTGGCTCTCGCCTGGACAAACTCGTCTTTCCGCGACTCATACTTCAGCCTCTGGCATACAAAGGTAAACCTTGGCTTTGGGAGTTTCCTTCTGGATGAGCCGCTGCACTTTTTTATAAATGACGGGCTTATGGCCGTTTTCTTTTTTATGGTAGGACTCGAAATTAAAAGGGAAATTCTGGCCGGAGAATTATCTTCTCCCAGACTTGCAGCCCTCCCTGTAATTGCGGCCCTGGGCGGAATGCTTTTCCCGGCCCTCATATACCTCGTTTTTAACCTTGGTACCCCGACAGCCCAGGGATGGGGAATCCCTACCGCAACAGACATCGCATTTGCTTTAGGAATTATGTCGCTCGTGGGGAAGAAAGTGCCTCTGGGGCTCAAGGTTTTTCTTGCCGCCCTTGCAATTGCAGACGACATGGGCGCGGTAATTGTTATTGCTGCATTTTACTCTTCAGGCATATCCGTGTTCTGGCTTCTTACGGCACTGGCATTTTTTGCCCTCCAGATGCTCATGAACCGCCTGGGCGTGCATAAAAATCCCGTTTATGCCATTCTGGGCATTGGACTCTGGTTCACCCTCTGGAAAACCGGCATCCATCCTACCATTGCGGGGGTGCTTTCGGCAATTGCAATTCCTGCAAGAACAAAATTTATAAATGGAAATTTTACAGATTCGGCACGGCATTATTTAAGAGAATACGACAATGCTCCTAAAACAGAAGATCCTTTGGTTACAAAAGAAGAGCAGGAGGCGCTCCTGGGACTCGTGACAATAAGCGAAAACGCCCAGACTCCCCTGCAGAGAATTGAGCATAAGCTCCAGCCGTGGGTTTCATACTTCATTATGCCTCTTTTTGCACTTGCAAATGCAGGCGTTGAAATCGGACGCGAGATATCTGAGGCATACACCACGCCTTCAACAATCGGGGTCATGCTCGGCCTGTTCCTCGGGAAACCCCTCGGAATAATGCTCTTTTCTTACCTTTCAGTAAAGTTCAGGATTGCAAGCCTGCCCGCGGGGGCAAACTGGATGTCAATGCTTGGAACAGGAGCCGTGGCAGGAATAGGTTTTACCATGTCAATCTTTATAGCAAACCTCGCATTCGGGGCCGAAAGCCCTTTCTTAAGCTTTGCTAAAATCGGGATCCTGTCGGCTTCTTTGCTTTCAGGACTTGCAGGATGGCTTATACTAAGAAGCAGCAGATAA